AAAATCCACATTCCCCgtgtcaaacagagcacaagtAATTTCACGTTTAGTTCAACGACTCTACAGAACAAACACACGCCGCATATAACCAGGAGTAAATCAGTTTTATAAGTGATAGATAGATGTTTTAAAACGATTTACTGTGCTGTTACTATAGTACATGCagttaataaatgcataaaccgattaaagaaaatgcatttgaTTTTGGATATAAAAACATGTGCAAAAACCTTTTTATATGAtattatgtcaaaataaaatacatagcaGTACCATACTTTTCActgttttgttaattatttatgcatgcataatCCTAATGCATTgcactaaaatgtttatttaagaaAGAAAATTGAATATTGTAATTTAACAGTATATTTTATGAGCATGTCTGCAAAACTGGGTCTAGTATCGGAGTGTGTGACAAGTTTCTCCATTCAGCAGGTAGATGGTGAACTGTGTGTATTCCATGATCGGCCACTAGATGTCAGTGTAGCTCTGCGCTCATTAGCGCGTGTCCTCTCATTATACAGACTATAGAGTAAAAGTTTTACACACGGAGAGGATGAGAGACCTAGTTTGAATAATCTGACAAAACTAATCAAGATCATCCATTTTATCTCTGAGTTCCATGTGTTTGATATCTTTCCAAGCATTCCAGTGGAATGTTTGTGTTGGATATAAAGCTATAAATCCTGTTTTCAATGAACATCTTTCATGTTTTCTGCAAACTTAGATCagtgtatttgttttaaatgagCACATGGGTATCTTATTacattgaagttttttttttttgtatgtaagaCCAGAGTATTCTTCACTTGGAGTACAGATATAACAATTTATATCAGCCAGGACGATTTATTGGTTTATGTGATAAATATAAATCTACCAATAATCTCCTCAAAAGACACTTTTTATGTAACAGATTTAGGGATATTAGACAATTTTACAGTAGCTATTAATATTCATTTCATGTTTGAAATTTCATTCCGTACATATCAGCGCTCTtagtattattatagtatttttagtattatttacatgcaattatagtatttattaatgctAAATGAtaactttaaattataaaataagttttttttcattattattgttgtgaatTTTTTATCTTTGACCATTTTTATTAGGCtttatataacttattttttatgtaatttttctttagttttagatTTAGTAATTTTGTAACTTGTTCTTTTCACTTGCTTAtgcttatataatatatttaagtttaagtgtttcatctaatatttatgttCTATTTCATTCTCCTTTATTTAAATCACTGGAAAACAGTTCTTAATAGTTTTAGTTCTAGCTAAGAGTAAAAACACTGCATCCTGGTTTCTAGATATCAACAGCCATTAAAAATCCCATATTAGTCATTCAACACCTTGTGCACCATGTAAATAATATGTTAAATGAGTACAGTAATCATTGAGTTAATACATCAATCCTGTATCACAGTACCGCcacagtcacttttttttttttcaaaggaacATGAGTGAATTATGAACTAAATACAGGAAACATAAAGAAGCGTGTCATTATCTTTACACAGAGTTTTTGCAATAAAATTAGGCCGTGACCTTTGAGCACTAATATAATCAGCTTTAAACTAAGAGCTCTTGTGTTTATTGTTCCTGTGAGCATGAGATGCAGCTGATGATTGGGTAACACTATATACATGATTCCTCCTTCACCATCTGTTCAACACTCACCTGTCACTCAGATGGCTGCTGTGTGATGGGAAGATGTCCTCCATCAGATCCAGGGTGGTTTTACTCGCCCAGGTGTCCAGGAGCGAGGTGAGGGATTCGTCGTGGCTCACCAGCTCTCGGGCTAACGTCTCCACGAGCAGCTCGGCTTGTGTCCGCTCTCGTCTGGACAGAAGATGGTAGTCCGGTCCCAGGATCTCAGAGGCGTCCTGCTCTGGAGGAGCGCTGACGGGCGACTGGGGTTGAGAGGCGTCAGCGTCAGTCAGACTCTCACGGCTGCTGCAATGTGAAATGATAGGAAATCATGTTACGGTAATGAGACTGAAGGATATTTGGGGCTCAGTGCAATCGATGGCATGACAGAAATGAATTACAACCAATTCCTTCATTTccttttgaaaaacataaaacaaaagcaaaatctGGGTTAAATCAGGCATATACAAAGAAAGTAAATAGAGCCAATTTGTTAAACTGTTAACTGTTTCAGTAGTGCAGTCACAAGACATGCACAATACATGTGTTAAAGTGATTTCACAGtggaaaaatgtattacaaaatatgcttcagaaatgtcagaaaaatacatttttaaattaaattaaattaaattaaaattaaatgtatgcatgtagcagtagcttttattcaaagcgactaacagtgcattcaggctgacattttttacctaacatgtgttccttaaaaatactttttgggttaatgcaaaatgtttttttttccccatttgtcATATGGGTCACCTCACCATGGTCttaatttttgctttttaaagaataaatacacttttatactgtatatataaatacatttgtatttgtgtatatatttatcaTATGGGTGTCACTTCACCATAGCCTtgacttttgctttttttttggtctaagaaaaaacaaaacaaaaggatgaattttaattgttttttgtgGTATTCAAATGCTGCAGACTGAGATGAACTTGTACTGAACAGAACATTCTTTTAAATGTGACTGTATTGTAACATGAATGTGATTGACATGTTTGTTTGTTGCTCTTGAAACAACATTCCTATCACACAAATCATAAGCCGAAATCTaacctacattaaaaaaataatgagggaTATGATTGGCACATAAAATCATGTTCAAGCCCTTAAATTAATCCCTCAAAATTTCAAGACCAACAAGAAGTGTTTCTACCTGATGGGCTGTAATAGTCCCGGATGCTGGAAAGACACCTCCACGTTCTCCTCGACTGGCGGAGGAGGCGGGAAGTCCTCCGTAATCTCGGTCACTCTGATGGGCAGTGCAGGCGGTGGTGGCGGTGGAGGCACAAAAAACACTTCATCATCTTCTTGAGACACACTCTGAACATCTACGAGGTTAGAATCTGAGATCCGAAGAGAGAGAGGTGGCTTTGTTAGGGAAACCTGGCTCTTGGGCAGCCTTGAATCAAGTTGTGACCCAGTGACCTCTGGGTGTGGAGGTGAGGAAGTGGCCACCGGACACGGGAAGTTCTTCAGGGTGTCTTCAGAAGTGCTGGTGTCGCTGGAGTCTTGCCGCAGCATTCCCACTGGACTCCTCTGACTATGTGGGCCAGTTTCGGGAAATGCAATAGAGTCCAGGTTGGGCTGATACAGTCTGTCTCCGTTATTCCAGTCAAGGCCTGGAGAGGTCAAAGGGCAAGGGAGTCCCACAGATGCAGCCAGACCTGAAGCACTCTGCGCTCTAGGCCGGTCCGAATGTCTCTGACGCTCACGCCTCAACACAGGTGCGTTTTGCTGGACAGGACCCTGGTTTGGCTGGTAACTCCTCTCCATATGTGCTGAACTTGACGGCTGTTTGTGTCCCATGTTTACCAACACCCTATtaaaaggcacaatatgtaagtttTGCATACAACAAAATGcgagcaaagaacatttacattgtgaAAGAACATTGTGACTGACTTCAGTCTAGCGCGAGTTTAAGCACTCTCAAAACTCCTCTTATAATCAGAAGAGCTGTCTATACACGGTTTGATGAATGAATCTCTTACATCATACTTACACCTGCActttatgatgagagaattcgtGTGAGAGCTGAATTTCAGTCAAAGTGAACAAAAAACTAatctgaatgcctctgattggccgTTGCATTCAACAGACtcgtgtgtgtgattggttataatgcgcaaaaCTGTAAAAAGGTGTAAAAAATAATGGAGCAACATTGAGCAGATCTAAATTTAATGCTGCGGTAAGtacttttaattttaactttattcGCAACAGCTGTAATTAACTGTACAGCAGCATTTGTGTCtgctgtgtgtgttgtcagtttcTACAAGCAGAAAGTGAGGATAGTGCGGATATTTCGTCATTAAAAGGGGACAATGACCAGGGGcgattcattatttaaaatgtgaatttctttttttagtttgggATAACTTAAATGCATGAAATATACCGCGCACTGTGCAAGTTTTAGATATCTGATTACGAAAATCGTACATATTGTACctttaaaaaatgcatatgaaATGAGAAAGTACCATCATTATGTTGTGCTTGTCAAGTTTCCAATAGCTGTCATTTTCCGAGTAAATTAAATGCAAATCATTTCTCCTTCTGGTGGGAATTCGTGCATGGCTCAAAACAAACTCAAAAATAGCTGCAGCGGGACTGTCACTGCCACTGCCCGATTAAGGGTTGGTCCTCAATTTAAAACCATTTATGGGTAAATATTTCCATAAAACTCTGTTTCAAATAGTTTAGAACTTGCAAAGATTATTGCTCCTTAAAGGGCTGTACAATACTTGTGGAACAAAAATGTTACTCATGCAAATCAATCTTAATTTAAAGCCTATAGAATGCAAATAGATCATCCAATGAAtgaaatatttgtatgtataatcgTTTTAGTATGTGAATTCTGTGCAAAATAATATCTACACATGTTGTACATAGGTCTTTATTTGTAAGACACGAGAAGtgaatgttttttattgtatacACAAACCTGTTTTCAAAGGATTCCTTGGAGGAAACTCTCAACGACTGAAGGTCTCTGGCTAAGAAGTCCTAGACAAAAAGGGAACAAaagaacaaataatattttatacgaGCAGGTGACATTGCAGCACTTTCTAGAAGAGGTGAAAATAGTGAAGTTTCCTATACCAGGAACAGGAAGTTAATCATTATTTCATGGTTACCTCAAGTTTAGAGAGCGTTGGTACTTTAACGTTAATTTTAAACTCAAGCGCATGCCATGACTACTGATAAACTAAGATCAGTTAATAAAAATAGACACAGCATGACAACATCCTCATAGCTGAACGATGTCGTTTCAGTTAGCATGAACTGTGAACAGATGCAAAGACTGAGACCTGAATGGTGTGCTTGGTTTTAATCTTTTTTCGTGGCTAGAATGTTTAGGTTTATGTAAAGCCACAATATCAGCAAGTAGCAATGTCATCATCCTGGTATTTTATCCCCTGCTTGAACCATTTCCATTTTGCTTTGCTGGAACAGTCTGGGATTTCACAGGATAGTTGTGTGTCTACTGTACACAAAATTATCGTCATACCAGAACCATTATCGTTTACATAAAGGATAATTATTCTCCTTGATAAATGGTTTTCTTAACCATTCCAAATATTTCAAACCCAAAACCATGACGGGTTGTCCATTATCTCCGACTCCTCCCCTCTGGCACAGAAGGAGTGCAGTTATCTGTTGCACATCTGTCAGATCTCGGACTAAAACCCAGGCTCTGTGGCACCAAACAGGATGTGAGGAGCACTGGCCTCTTCCTGTGGTGCACCAGGAGTGGGTACAAAAGTGATTATCTGCCCATCAATAGGAAAGGGACTGTTCTTTTGCCCTATACCAGACAGACCACCAAGTACCATGATTGGCTGAAAACGTATGCACTCATTACCACTGAACACCAGCTTGACTGTTGCTCCAAAAATTTAAATGCCATgatttacccaccctcatgttaagacataccgtattttccggactataagtcacacttttttcatagtttggctggtcctgcgacttatagtcaggtgcgacttatttatcaaaattaatttgacatgaaccgagagaaatgaaccaagagaaaacaataccgtctccagccgtgagagggcgctctatgcttctcattgctcctgtagtctacactgaaaacatagagcgccctcttgcggctgtagacggtaatgttttctcttgtttcttggttctaaataaatgcgacttataatccagtgcgatttatatatgtttttttcctcgtcatgatgtattttttgactgatgcgacttatactcaggtgcgacttatagtccgaaaaatatggtaatttcTACTGTGgaagataaaaaagaaaatattttgaagaccgtttttgtccatacaatgagtCCAAGTTTTGGCGTAAAAACAAGATCCAGTTTGACCCCATAGACTCTTATTGTATGGATTGTACAAATAGTGTTCAAAATATCCTCATTtgcattccacagaagaaatgataagtcatacaagtttgtaatgacataaatgtgacatttttattttttttagttggtgggaagaaaatgtatatagtttGCTTGTGAATGCTGATTCTCTTCAGTTCTGAGGGTTTTTCATTAGCTTTCTAGCTACTCTGAGTAAGTAATCAGTTGTAACTATCCAATAAGAGGGTTAAAATAAGCAGATTTACTCAGTCATGAACATTATTGTTTAACTGTGTGGTATGAAGTCACGTCACTTCAATGATCTAACCAGTGACACAGTCAAGTTTACCCAGCTAATAAATGAATGTTACCTGACTAAAGTTCTCCACAGGAGATGACCTGGATCGAAAGTGCTGAGAAATAGGGCGTTCTTCACTACGGTCAAGCAAATCCTCAGCTGAAGCTGACCTTCCTGAGCTTCTGGCAGAGGAGACTCTCTCAAAAGTGGCTTCCAAGTGCTGTGGAAGGGTATGTCTGGTCAGGACTGGGCCTGTTTTGTGAGATTCAGGATTTGTGGCTTCTGACTGTTGGCCAAAAACCTCAGACCGTGTGTGGGTTTGGCTTCCCCTAAGGGGGTAAAAGGAGCTTTGCATTCCAGCTGAAAGGGTGGAGGATTTATGTATAACACGAGTGAGGCCATCATATGCTGGCTCTTGCAAAGAGCTCATACTTGGGGTGGAGATGAGGCTTCGCGAGTCAGCAGAAGAGGAAGAAGCGGAGTGTAGATAAGCGCTATGTGGGCGGTTTGAACGTCCGTCTACTCTTCTACCTGTTTTGCGCTCCATATACTCAACAAGTGCATCTTGTTGCACTTGCTTCAAATCAGGCCTGGAGGAGAAAATTCTGGGGTCAGGGTTACGATTTGCCACCTGCTCAAACATCCTGCGTCTGTTCGCAACACTCGTCTCACTTGCCAGAAACTGTTGTTGAACCTTCCTGTCAGCCTGATTGGTTTCCTGAGTCAACACTCCAACTTCATGCATGTTTTCAGGCTCAGAATAGCATCGCTTCCTTTGCTCCATTGTGAATCGTTTGCGTCCACAGATCCGCATAACTGGGGGTCCAGCAGCTGGGACACTGGGGAGGTCAGGAGGAGAGGTTCTGTTTGGTGCTTCAACAGGAACAACATGACGTTCCTTTGGAGTGTGTGGGGATGTTGTAGCTGGTTTTGGACTTCGTTCTAAAGACATGTGTTTCGCTGGCACTGGTGGAGGGTTTACACCAAGGTCACGTCTTCTGAAGGAAGTTGACCTCAGAACAGTAGACTGGGCATCTTTAATGCTGTCTCGATATGCTCTGTTAAAAGATGTATCTTGGATGGTGCCCAAGATGTCATGAATGTCACCTTTCCCATGGATGTCTTTTCCATTCCCCTCACCAAGCTGAAAGGTGCTCTTACTTCTTTGAAGACAGGTCTTATGGGCAACAACAGGCTGTTGTTGCTGTCGATGTTGGATATGATCACTACTCCCACGTCTAGGTAGGAAATCTTGATGCACATTCATGTGTCCATCATAACTTGCCATGCTAGAAGTACTTTGAGTCCTCCCATGAGGAACCGAGCTGTTGCTTCTCTCCAACATGTTGCGCACATCCTCTACACCAGAGAAGGAGCTCTTGGCACTGGAAGGTCGTGGCGTTTGGCTCGGACGATTCGTAGAACCATGGTGGGAGAGGCTGCTATGACTGCGAGGTTTTACTTGCTGTCTCTCAAAACGACTTACTTTCTCCAGCACGGACATGCTACGCTCACTTTGGAAACTGGATTGGCTAGTTGTACTCTCGGGACTGGTGCATCGTTGAACCTCAGCAAGTGCATTCTCCAGTCTGGTCAGGGGGTGATCCAGGTCTTGACCTCTCTGTTGGAGAGCACTAGTTTCACTGTAGTGCCTTGAAGGTTTGACCATGTGGTCACTTCCTTGAGATTGCATGAAGTttcctctgtttgtttgagcaactTGTTCCTGTGAGACTTTCCCAGTGAAAACTTGGTCTAGATGGATGCTTTGCtctttgcatttgttttgttctttatCTTGAGGTGGCCTGTAGTTGTCGTAATCCTCCATACCAAGAGAGAACTTAGGTCTCTCTCCTCTTGGTTGTACAGGGGTGTAAGGGTCCCTCCTTTCCTGGGGTAGATATGGCACTTGTGACTTCTGAATTTCTGGGTGCGAATGAGGCCGATAAAAAACAGGTTTGACTTGAGTGTCTTCTTGTACTCGGTCGGGGAGCTTTGGTTGTGCCGAAACATGAGCTTGGACTGGGTTTGAGATAGGAGCATTGCTTTGGTATCCGTTTTCAACAATGACACGGTCCTCTTTCACTGGTCCACCCAAGTGGTCACAGTGATTGTTGTGCTTACTCTCCTTGGCCAGTGCTGGGTATACACTCCCAGAGTTTGGGTTGCTGGTTGGAATTTGTGCAAAATGAGGCTCAGGAGGTGGAACAGGGTAGATGCTAGTGGGTAACATGAAGCGACCGGGTTGTGTAGCCTGAGGAAAACTCTGTTTGGGTTTGGTGGTTGGGCTACTTTCAGGGCTTTTTTCTATGACTGTGTGCAACTGACCTTCAGCACCAAACGAGGACTTTCCTGTTGCCACAGAACCACTCGAATGATGCCAGGAACCCTTGTGAAGTCCCCGCTGCGACCGAACATGTTCAAGACTCGACCAGGAGTTGGGACGCTCATGATTGCGATATGCTGCATAGCTGTCACTGCGTAATGGAGGGGCTGGAGCCCCCTTTATGTTCTCATAGGAGTGCCGGTTGTGCACTGAATCCCAGACTGGCCCAACACTGTGGCGTTGTGAGCTGGAGGTGCTTCCGCTACTCCCACTGCTTCCACTACTACTGCTGCCACGATGACAGATCTGGCCTGAGACGTTCCCACTTCTAGACTGTGCTCTGCTGTCACTGGATCTCATAAGGGCTGCAGAGCTGATCTCATGCTCTTCAGACACACCCTGTTGGGGGTCGTACACAGTGCGTATGTAGCGTATATCAGCTTGCTGCATCCCCTCCCTCTGTGGAACGTTCTCCATGGAATAAGACCTCTCCTTGTTAAACGACGGTGCCGCCGTAAGATACTCTGGGATGCTGGAGCTGGTCGAGAAGGAACTGTATGCAGAATCCCGCTTGCTGTGCAGATGATCAATGCTACTGGAGGATTTGGATGCTGATAGTTGATAGCAGGAGCTGTACGCTGGGTGAGTGTGGTCTAGGCTCTCCATGCTGCCCCGGGAACTGTACTGATCTGGGCTCTTCCTAAGGAATCCTGTCTCAAATCCCGATAGGTCTGTGGTTGAggcactgcagaaaaaaaaacaaaaaacatgagtAATTTAGTATTAACTGTATTTTCAAGTAATTTTGGGGCATTAGATTGAATAGATAACATCAATGACCCAAAATAACTTAGGTCAGTCCGAGCTAAATTAGTAGCTGTTACAGACTCGGACAGACAACAAAGACATTGATTTACTACTTTGAATTCATAGCCACAATTTGAGTTTGCTATCCTCGCAACTCAGTTATTCACTATAAAGAAGAAAGATTAGATTACACCTGATAAGAATAACTGTTACAATGCAATTGATGTTATTGATGTCTGGACTGGTTATAACATATCTGGTGTATTCTTCTTCATATTCTTCGTACTTCCTCTTCTCTCTTCCTTGGACTAATGATAATGTGACAAATCTACACCGTTAGATCTGTTACCAAGCTCACTGACTGTGGGAATCGGCTACGTAAAGGTTGGAATCATGGCAATGATGCACTGGGTCTGCTGAGGCAACTGCCCTTTCATGGGTATGTGATTGCGAACTCTGAAAGCTGGCATCAGGCTGCTGGTATTTCTGCTCGCATAATTAACATGATGTCACTGACCCATTGTCAACAGCTCTGCAGTTACCCCTCTAAGAACtagatcagccaatcagaagtcaGTCCATCAAAAAATGACCACCAGGTCTCAAAAAGTGGAACGCTATTGGTGACCATTGCCATAGGAACCTTCAAAGGGGTTGTTGAGGGAGTGTCATcccaaagaatgttttttttttcattagaccGTGCGTCAATGCTCGGTCCCCTTCAAAcactccagatttttttttttgtgtcatcaTTGATGGCCCTTGAACATTCTGGATTAAATACAAGATAATGACCAAGATAACAAGCGCACAAGGTTTTTGAATGTTTGGGGGAACTAAATTAACTATGTCCATGATCCTACACAACAGGAAAACTATCAACAGAAAGACAGTAGA
This genomic stretch from Carassius gibelio isolate Cgi1373 ecotype wild population from Czech Republic chromosome B21, carGib1.2-hapl.c, whole genome shotgun sequence harbors:
- the LOC127985774 gene encoding protein Shroom3 isoform X4, encoding MKDSEAFAESDREFCSDPRPLSPSRDCRCSGVKLRIKNRRSEPGSRPHSWHSTKLGDSPQDSESMMQVTQGGVGAPWHQSYHSSASTTDLSGFETGFLRKSPDQYSSRGSMESLDHTHPAYSSCYQLSASKSSSSIDHLHSKRDSAYSSFSTSSSIPEYLTAAPSFNKERSYSMENVPQREGMQQADIRYIRTVYDPQQGVSEEHEISSAALMRSSDSRAQSRSGNVSGQICHRGSSSSGSSGSSGSTSSSQRHSVGPVWDSVHNRHSYENIKGAPAPPLRSDSYAAYRNHERPNSWSSLEHVRSQRGLHKGSWHHSSGSVATGKSSFGAEGQLHTVIEKSPESSPTTKPKQSFPQATQPGRFMLPTSIYPVPPPEPHFAQIPTSNPNSGSVYPALAKESKHNNHCDHLGGPVKEDRVIVENGYQSNAPISNPVQAHVSAQPKLPDRVQEDTQVKPVFYRPHSHPEIQKSQVPYLPQERRDPYTPVQPRGERPKFSLGMEDYDNYRPPQDKEQNKCKEQSIHLDQVFTGKVSQEQVAQTNRGNFMQSQGSDHMVKPSRHYSETSALQQRGQDLDHPLTRLENALAEVQRCTSPESTTSQSSFQSERSMSVLEKVSRFERQQVKPRSHSSLSHHGSTNRPSQTPRPSSAKSSFSGVEDVRNMLERSNSSVPHGRTQSTSSMASYDGHMNVHQDFLPRRGSSDHIQHRQQQQPVVAHKTCLQRSKSTFQLGEGNGKDIHGKGDIHDILGTIQDTSFNRAYRDSIKDAQSTVLRSTSFRRRDLGVNPPPVPAKHMSLERSPKPATTSPHTPKERHVVPVEAPNRTSPPDLPSVPAAGPPVMRICGRKRFTMEQRKRCYSEPENMHEVGVLTQETNQADRKVQQQFLASETSVANRRRMFEQVANRNPDPRIFSSRPDLKQVQQDALVEYMERKTGRRVDGRSNRPHSAYLHSASSSSADSRSLISTPSMSSLQEPAYDGLTRVIHKSSTLSAGMQSSFYPLRGSQTHTRSEVFGQQSEATNPESHKTGPVLTRHTLPQHLEATFERVSSARSSGRSASAEDLLDRSEERPISQHFRSRSSPVENFSQDFLARDLQSLRVSSKESFENRVLVNMGHKQPSSSAHMERSYQPNQGPVQQNAPVLRRERQRHSDRPRAQSASGLAASVGLPCPLTSPGLDWNNGDRLYQPNLDSIAFPETGPHSQRSPVGMLRQDSSDTSTSEDTLKNFPCPVATSSPPHPEVTGSQLDSRLPKSQVSLTKPPLSLRISDSNLVDVQSVSQEDDEVFFVPPPPPPPALPIRVTEITEDFPPPPPVEENVEVSFQHPGLLQPISSRESLTDADASQPQSPVSAPPEQDASEILGPDYHLLSRRERTQAELLVETLARELVSHDESLTSLLDTWASKTTLDLMEDIFPSHSSHLSDRAQDGPDTPSETAPRKMETNLDDEEEHLNQKKVELLHALQVSVRSLQGERDGLSEQQKRFTALGDSIEALVQQRCKPNEREKYRMFVGDLEKIVNLLLSLSARLARVENALSALDDDAAEERESLQLKRKQLCSQQEDARELKENLDRRERVVLDILAGYLNGPQLRDYQRYIRIKPALLIRQRHLDELIRQGEEQVQKLEETLPLESRPQNTDSAPQTPHCFNSTHLPRPTTVTSL
- the LOC127985774 gene encoding protein Shroom3 isoform X5 codes for the protein MMQVTQGGVGAPWHQSYHSSASTTDLSGFETGFLRKSPDQYSSRGSMESLDHTHPAYSSCYQLSASKSSSSIDHLHSKRDSAYSSFSTSSSIPEYLTAAPSFNKERSYSMENVPQREGMQQADIRYIRTVYDPQQGVSEEHEISSAALMRSSDSRAQSRSGNVSGQICHRGSSSSGSSGSSGSTSSSQRHSVGPVWDSVHNRHSYENIKGAPAPPLRSDSYAAYRNHERPNSWSSLEHVRSQRGLHKGSWHHSSGSVATGKSSFGAEGQLHTVIEKSPESSPTTKPKQSFPQATQPGRFMLPTSIYPVPPPEPHFAQIPTSNPNSGSVYPALAKESKHNNHCDHLGGPVKEDRVIVENGYQSNAPISNPVQAHVSAQPKLPDRVQEDTQVKPVFYRPHSHPEIQKSQVPYLPQERRDPYTPVQPRGERPKFSLGMEDYDNYRPPQDKEQNKCKEQSIHLDQVFTGKVSQEQVAQTNRGNFMQSQGSDHMVKPSRHYSETSALQQRGQDLDHPLTRLENALAEVQRCTSPESTTSQSSFQSERSMSVLEKVSRFERQQVKPRSHSSLSHHGSTNRPSQTPRPSSAKSSFSGVEDVRNMLERSNSSVPHGRTQSTSSMASYDGHMNVHQDFLPRRGSSDHIQHRQQQQPVVAHKTCLQRSKSTFQLGEGNGKDIHGKGDIHDILGTIQDTSFNRAYRDSIKDAQSTVLRSTSFRRRDLGVNPPPVPAKHMSLERSPKPATTSPHTPKERHVVPVEAPNRTSPPDLPSVPAAGPPVMRICGRKRFTMEQRKRCYSEPENMHEVGVLTQETNQADRKVQQQFLASETSVANRRRMFEQVANRNPDPRIFSSRPDLKQVQQDALVEYMERKTGRRVDGRSNRPHSAYLHSASSSSADSRSLISTPSMSSLQEPAYDGLTRVIHKSSTLSAGMQSSFYPLRGSQTHTRSEVFGQQSEATNPESHKTGPVLTRHTLPQHLEATFERVSSARSSGRSASAEDLLDRSEERPISQHFRSRSSPVENFSQDFLARDLQSLRVSSKESFENRVLVNMGHKQPSSSAHMERSYQPNQGPVQQNAPVLRRERQRHSDRPRAQSASGLAASVGLPCPLTSPGLDWNNGDRLYQPNLDSIAFPETGPHSQRSPVGMLRQDSSDTSTSEDTLKNFPCPVATSSPPHPEVTGSQLDSRLPKSQVSLTKPPLSLRISDSNLVDVQSVSQEDDEVFFVPPPPPPPALPIRVTEITEDFPPPPPVEENVEVSFQHPGLLQPISSRESLTDADASQPQSPVSAPPEQDASEILGPDYHLLSRRERTQAELLVETLARELVSHDESLTSLLDTWASKTTLDLMEDIFPSHSSHLSDRAQDGPDTPSETAPRKMETNLDDEEEHLNQKKVELLHALQVSVRSLQGERDGLSEQQKRFTALGDSIEALVQQRCKPNEREKYRMFVGDLEKIVNLLLSLSARLARVENALSALDDDAAEERESLQLKRKQLCSQQEDARELKENLDRRERVVLDILAGYLNGPQLRDYQRYIRIKPALLIRQRHLDELIRQGEEQVQKLEETLPLESRPQNTDSAPQTPHCFNSTHLPRPTTVTSL